One genomic region from Vanacampus margaritifer isolate UIUO_Vmar chromosome 2, RoL_Vmar_1.0, whole genome shotgun sequence encodes:
- the erich2 gene encoding glutamate-rich protein 2 isoform X2, with protein MECSCTHTHRIYVGSLKCEMILLPRHLGGIYSPIQLRWQDCLAERARSKEPAKELKMQSVTFAHTPGSAADTTPPTEAPLTPAEKNQCGKNDADTLRDVPVKLMIEFLTALMDKDFQRAKRLCHMILIYEPHHPEASEFLPLIQRKLREEQQADQDSDESKSDDEDEDSGCDEELSLSSDCFSSLSNEDGSGEEKQAN; from the exons ATGGAATGttcgtgcacacacacacatagaattTATGTAGGATCACTGAAGTGTGAAATGATTCTGTTACCGCGTCATCTGGGTGGAATATATTCTCCCATCCAACTTCGATGGCAG GATTGCCTTGCTGAGCGAGCACGCAGCAAAGAGCCTGCAAAGGAGCTTAAAATGCAAAGCGTCACGTTTGCACACACCCCAGGCTCAGCAGCAG ACACGACTCCACCAACAGAGGCCCCTCTGACACCCGCAGAGAAAAACCAGTGTGGAAAAAACGATGCAGACACGCTCAGAGACGTTCCAGTGAAACTGATGATTGAG TTCCTCACAGCTCTGATGGACAAAGACTTCCAGCGGGCCAAACGACTCTGCCATATGA TTCTCATCTATGAACCGCATCATCCAGAAGCTTCTGAGTTCCTCCCGCTGATCCAGAGGAAGCTTCGAGAAG AGCAACAGGCAGACCAGGACAGCGACGAGAGTAAGAGTGATGATGAGGACGAGGATTCGGGATGTGATGAAGAATTATCTCTGAGTTCAGACTGCTTCTCCTCACTGTCAAATGAAGACGGAAGTGGGGAAGAAAAGCAAGCGAACTGA
- the erich2 gene encoding glutamate-rich protein 2 isoform X1 produces MECSCTHTHRIYVGSLKCEMILLPRHLGGIYSPIQLRWQDCLAERARSKEPAKELKMQSVTFAHTPGSAAEDTTPPTEAPLTPAEKNQCGKNDADTLRDVPVKLMIEFLTALMDKDFQRAKRLCHMILIYEPHHPEASEFLPLIQRKLREEQQADQDSDESKSDDEDEDSGCDEELSLSSDCFSSLSNEDGSGEEKQAN; encoded by the exons ATGGAATGttcgtgcacacacacacatagaattTATGTAGGATCACTGAAGTGTGAAATGATTCTGTTACCGCGTCATCTGGGTGGAATATATTCTCCCATCCAACTTCGATGGCAG GATTGCCTTGCTGAGCGAGCACGCAGCAAAGAGCCTGCAAAGGAGCTTAAAATGCAAAGCGTCACGTTTGCACACACCCCAGGCTCAGCAGCAG AAGACACGACTCCACCAACAGAGGCCCCTCTGACACCCGCAGAGAAAAACCAGTGTGGAAAAAACGATGCAGACACGCTCAGAGACGTTCCAGTGAAACTGATGATTGAG TTCCTCACAGCTCTGATGGACAAAGACTTCCAGCGGGCCAAACGACTCTGCCATATGA TTCTCATCTATGAACCGCATCATCCAGAAGCTTCTGAGTTCCTCCCGCTGATCCAGAGGAAGCTTCGAGAAG AGCAACAGGCAGACCAGGACAGCGACGAGAGTAAGAGTGATGATGAGGACGAGGATTCGGGATGTGATGAAGAATTATCTCTGAGTTCAGACTGCTTCTCCTCACTGTCAAATGAAGACGGAAGTGGGGAAGAAAAGCAAGCGAACTGA